CTCTGCGAATTCGTTTGCAGAAATCATTGCAAGCCCAACACGGGCCGTTTGTGTCTGATGGAGATCGGTGGAGGCTGCGGGAAGTGGACGCGGATGCGCTGCACCAGGAGATTTATGATCTTTTCCAGCAGTCAAAACAACCGATGAAGCAAGGGGAACTGCTCCGGATGCTTCAGCAGCGAATGAACCGAAGCAAAGGAGAATTGATGTCGAAGGTCGATCTGCAAAGAGATTGGCGGTTTGCCCGGCTGGAAGAAGGGGAATGGGTATTGACCGAATGGGATCTGGACACTGTTGATGTCCCCAAAAAGGGTAAGGAGGAAACCAAAGTGAGTCAAACAAATGATATAGTGGAGCTGGTAACCCACGAGTTGGAAGGTTATCTTGATCAGTTGGCGCAAAGAGAACAGGAGATTCCACAGGAAGTTATCCGAATGTTTGATTTGGAGGATCTCTCGTCAATTGAACGTTTGATGCAGGAGAAAAGACGTATTTCCTCGTTTGCTTCCGATCTGCGTGAAATGATTGCAAAATGGAGTCGGCAAACCGATTCGGTTAACGTCTAATGCGTACTTTTTCGGACGGTCTTGAGCAGCGGTTTGAGCGCCTGAAGATTGTGGTCCGAAAGTGGGAAAACCGAATGGAATCGATGCCTCGTCAAATGTTGGAACTATTTGACCAAGAAGATCTTTCAGGCATCGAATCGCTGCTGATTGCAAAAAAACAGCTTCGGGAGCAAACGGAACGTCTGAGACAGTTTATTCAAAAATGGGAAAGCCCCAACAACAACATGTTGGGAGTGATGGAAACGGATGATGAGAACGTACGAAGCTTTTTTTAACCAACTGAAAAGTGTTGGCATACAGCTGAATGAATTGCAAAAACAGGCGGTCACCCATCAGGGTGGACCGCTTGTTGTATTTGCTGGACCGGGCAGCGGCAAAACGACCGTTTTAACCTGCCGGGCGTCTTATCTGATGCAGGTTGTCCAGATTGAACCACGCCATTTGTTAATTGTGACGTTTACGAAGGCGGCAGCCCGGGAAATGTCTGATCGATTGGCTTCTCTCCCCGGTATGGATGCGATACGGGCGCAATCCGCACGAATTGGAACTTTTCATTCGGTATTTCTCCGGATTCTGTTGCAAGTCATGGGCAGTGTTCCGAAGTTACTTGAAGACCGGGAACAGAGGCAGGTGCTCCGTCAATTATTGTTGGCTGCCGGGAAGGAAGGCAGTCCGGAGGAAACAGCCGAACTGACCGCTAAAATAGGCTTGTGTAAAAACAAGTTGATCATGCCACAGCAGATTCGTGCCAAAAAACAGGAGAACATTGAATTCAAAAAGATTTTTGAGCAGTATGAGGAATGGAAACAGGAGCATCACCGATGGGACTATGATGACATTCAAGTCGCCTGTTACCGCTTGTTGGCAGAGCGGCCGGACGTACGCAACGAGTATGCGGGGCGCTACCGGCATATTTTGGTCGATGAGTTTCAGGACACGAATCTGGTTCAATACGCGATCTTAAAAATGCTGTCAACAAAAGCCGAACTGACTCTTGTCGGGGATGATGATCAATCGATTTACCGCTTCCGGGGAGCCGAAGTGGACTACCTTCTGTCTTTTGAGCAGCAGCATCGGGCGACGAAAATCGTCCTGGCGACCAATTATCGATCTGCGGAACCGATTATTGCGACAGCGAAAGCGTCTATCAATCATAATCAAAAGCGGGAACCGAAACATTATACGGGGATCAATCGGTCGGGTGAACGTCCGCTTTTAATCACGCCATCGGATGAACATCGGGAAGCGGTTGAAATTGCCAAGCGGATTGACAGAATGTTGCAAAATGGCGATTCCTCACGCAATATAGCGGTGCTGTATCGAACCAATTTGCAGGGACAGGCTGTCGTCGAACAGTTGGCGCTTCGTTCAATTCCGTTTTCCTTGCAGGAATCGGAAGACCAGTTTTACCGTCGCTGGCAGGTGCACGATCTGGTCTGTTATTTTAAACTGGCTTGCAACCTGTCCGACTGGGATTCTTTCAAGCAGATCGTGAACCGTCCCAATCGGTTTATCAATGAAACCGGACTTCAGACATGGCTTGTTTCGCCAACACAAAACACGGATTTGGCGCAGTTGTCAAAATCGCCGCTGGTTCCCCGCCAACCACGTCACAAGTTGCAGGAACTAACGTGGGATTTGAAGAAAATAACAGGGATGTCGCCGCAGGAGGCACTCCGTTTTGTTCGCAAAAAGATCGGGTATGACCGCTATCTGGAAAGCTTTGTGGCACAGACCGGACAAAATAGGCAAACCGTTTTCGAACCGGTTGAACTGTTGGAACAAATTGTGCGTCCGTTTGGCAGTGTAGCTGATTTTTTAGCCCATGTGGAGAAGCTGAGAAGTGCGATTGATCAGGCGGGAGGAACGGACAATGGTGTCCAGTTTATGACATTCCATAGAGCTAAAGGGTTGGAATTCAAAACCGTTTTCCTGGTGGGGGTGGTGAATGGGATTGTGCCGCATAACAAATCATTGTCAGCGAAACACGGGATGGAAGCGTTGGAGGAAGAACGGCGGCTGTTTTATGTCGGATTGACAAGAGCGAAAGACCGGTTGATTCTGTCGGCGCCCAAACAGTATCGGGGAGAAAAAGTAAAACAAAGTCCGTTTCTTAAAGAAATTGCGGACACTATCCGATTGGCTGAAGTTGGTCCTTGACGATAAGCGGATTTTCGTGTTATTCTACACGTTGTTCCCATTCCTCGATAGCTCAGTGGTAGAGCATCCGGCTGTTAACCGGAGGGTCGTAGGTTCGAGCCCTACTCGAGGAGCCACACGCCAGCGTAGCTCAGCAGGTAGAGCAACTGACTTGTAATCAGTAGGTCGCGGGTTCGATTCCTGTCGCTGGCTCCATATGGGGAGGGATACCGAAGTGGTCAAACGGGGCGGACTGTAAATCCGTTGGCTTCGCCTTCGAAGGTTCGAATCCTTCTCCCTCCACCACTTATTTGCTGGCTTAGCGTATTCACTTTTCCGGGGTTCCCACCAAGTGACGCACAGGACGTGCTAATGCAGGCGTTGCAACAGGACGTTGCATTTGTAGCCTGCGAAACTTTGCAATAGCAACGCTTCTCTTCACTTGGTGGGATTATCCAGGGGCATAGTTCAGTTGGTAGAACGGCGGTCTCCAAAACCGCATGTCGTGGGTTCGAATCCTGCTGCCCCTGCCAATTTGGTTTTTATGGGAAACTCTGTATAAACAGCCGAATAAAAACGTTAAGGAAACTCCGTTTAAACCGATCACGTCCATGTGATCAACGCGGTAAATAAGTTAAGGAAACTCCGCTAAAACCGATCACGTCCATGTGATCAACGCGGAGTAAAACATCCTTGTTTTATGGTGGGTGTGGCGAAGTGGCTAACGCATCGGATTGTGGCTCCGACATTCGTGGGTTCGATTCCCATCACTCACCCCAATAAGTTACATCTCAGAGGACGGGATGAGAAGACACATTTTGATATGCGGATGTGGCGGAATTGGCAGACGCACTGGATTTAGGTTCCAGCGGGCAACCGTGGAGGTTCGAGTCCTCTCATCCGCACCAATTTCCTCCCGAACAAACTAAACACAGGAGCAGTGAACTCGCTTCTGTGTTTTTTGCCGTATCTATGTTATGATAGTCGAAAGGATCATTTCTTCCGATAAAAGGGCGTGGTCAGCATGAGCGCAACGATTTATGACGTAGCGAGAGAAGCAGGTGTCTCGATGGCAACCGTTTCACGTGTATTGAATGGGACAGCGGTTGTTAAAGATGAAACTAAAAAAAAGGTACTTGACGCCATACAAACGCTTGGATACCGACCGAATGCGGTGGCCCGCGGACTGGCAAGCAAGAAAACAAAAACAATCGGAATTATTGTACCTGATGTGTCGGCTCCATTTGTGGCGGAAATGGTTCGTGGCATGGAAGATATCGCCACTATGTACAATTATCAGATCATCTTGAGCAATTCGGATGCACAGGCAGACCGGGAAATTGATCTCATCGGTACGATGTGGGAAAAACAGGTAGATGGCGTGTTGTTTATGGGCAGTCAGGTAACAGAGGAGTTGCTGCAGGCATTCGAGCAAGCGCAGTTACCGGTTGTACTCTGTTCGACGATTGATCCGGAAGGACGCATTCCTTCTGTTAACATTGACAATCGGCAGGCTGCTTTCGACGCTACCCGTTTTTTGATTGAAAAAGGTTGCAAAAGAATTTTATTTCTTAGCGGAAGCTCGGATCATGCGGTGGTCGGCACCCCTCGTCAGGAAGGGTATCAAAAAGCGTTGAAGCAAGCCGGGTTGCCACCACAAATTCTGGAATGTCCAAGTCTCCGTTATGAGGATGGCCTGAAAATGCTCAGGGAATCATTTCACCAAATCGTCGTGCCCGATGGCGTCATAGCGGTGAGCGACGAACTGGGTGTGGCTGCCATCCATGCCTGTTTGGATGCCAAATTGCAGGTGCCCGATCAGGTAAAAGTAATTTCGTTTGACAATACACGCCTGGCTGTCATGGTTCGGCCGGAACTCACAACGATTTCACAACCCATTTATGATATGGGGGCCGTCGCAATGCGATTCATGACCAAACTGATCCACCATGAAAACGTAGAAGAATATTCCTTTCGTTTACCCTACGAAATAACCGTCAGAAAATCTACCTGATTCAGGTCCATCAGTCTCTCTTTCTGTGCGGAGGCGCATTCGCCATCGTAACATCGGTTACAGAAAAGGGATGACAAATGGGCTATACTGAAAATAGGGATCCTATAAAAGGAGGGATTCAAATGCTGGTAGAAAGACTCGGTAAAAATAAAGTTCGAATTTTTATCAGTTACGAAGATTTGGAAGAACGTGGCATTGACCGTGATGAAATATGGCAAAATGGCCGAAAAGTGCAGGAACTTTTTTGGGATATGATGGAACGCGCTTATTTGGAAGTGGGTTTTGAAGTGATGGGACCGATTGCTGTGGAGGCGTTCACCATGCCAACCGAAGGGGTGGCAGTAATCGTAACGCAGGTTCCAGCGATTCCAGAAGAAGCGGACAAGTCGAAAGATGAGGCGGATGAGGATGAAGAACCGGTCATTCTTGTCGATCAGGCGGACGGCGTTCTGTTTGTGTTCGATGATTTTGAAAATGTACTGTCTGCCGCCAAAGCGGTGCATGCTTGGCTGGACATAAGCGCATCCCTATACCATTATAAGGATCGCTACTACCTGTACGTATCTGATGGTCAATTGGAACAGACGGATACCGACTCACTTTGGTCCATTTTCCACGAATACGGAAATTTGGCCGTTACAACCAAAGCTGTGCTGGATGAATACGGAAAACTGATTGTGGCCGATCGCGCCATTGAAACGCTCCTGCAGTATTTCAATTAAACCTACAGCAAAAAAGACGGACTCTCCCGTCTTTTTACTTTTCACCTGGATTGGCTTTGACCTCAGCCGTAGAGATGCTCTTACCGAGCCGTTGTATGCTCTTACCGAAGCCATTGGTACAGTTTCATCAGCATGGCTGCGATCGCCGCCGCCATTAAGGGGCCAACTGGAATCCCTTTCAAGAAAACAATCCCGATGATGGAACCGATCACCAGACCCAGCATCAGTTGGGGCTCCATTTTTAACATGGTCAGGCCCTGCCCGTTTAAATACGTGGCAAAAATACCGCCCAGCAGTGCACAAATGCCGGAAATCGTCAGAAAAGTACCCCATAACTCTTTAGACTGTATTTTCCCGTTGATTAATGGAACCAGGACCGCGATCATCAGAAACAGCAGACCGATCTCCAGACCGCGTCTCTCCAACATCGGGAAATATCGTTGCAGATTGGTAAGTTTTAAAATTAACAATACACTGGCAGCGGTTGCAAGAATACTGGCCCTGCCGATAATGCCGATGACAATCAAAAAAACAAGTATGAGTTCCCCTGTCATCAATCCCACCCCTTAGCCTCCATACAATATATGGACGAGGGATGGGGGTTATGCGGGGGAAATCATTGTCCCTCGACATAGATCGAGGTCATGAAACGGCTCGGATTCGCGACATACATCTCGCTCTCCCGTTGGTTTTGCACAGCGTGCCGCAGTGTATCGCTCCGCAACCCCCGCCGCAACGCTTCTACGGACAGAATGTCATGCGGGGCGATATTGCCGAGGTTCACATTCCCCCCCAGCCGAGCGATTAATTCCTGCTGTTGAGATTTAAGAGGGGCTTCCCAAATAATTAAATCAGGCGATGAAATTTTGTTCAGCAGAAAATCCATATCATTTTCACGTATGTTGCCGTTTGCTTCATAAATTCCTACTGATTTACCTGATTCGCGTCCTTCCATGATGACCTTACAGGCGCCTGCTTCCAAATCTTGCTCAATGATTTCCAATTGTTCCGCAATTGGCAGATGTGTGCCCTCTTCTTTTTTGCCGACTTCGCTCAATACCAAAAACCCTAAATCCCTTGCTTCTTCGATCAGCTGTTTCCGTAATCCTTTTGAAATAGAAAGCGTACCGTCCGATACCTCGATGGCGGAGAATCCGATTTTTTTCGCCTCTTGCATGAATTCTTTCCAACGGTTCTGCATGACAGCCGATTCAAGCAGAGTCCCGCCCGGGTACACATGAATCTGATAATCACGCAGCATGTTGATTTTGTTCAGCAGTAATGACTTTCCGTAGAGTTGGGAAGTTCCAAAGCCGATTTTCAAAAAATCAATATAACCACTTGCGATTTCCGCCAAATCCATCGTTTGCCGTATTCCTAAACCTGTATCGATTAACATGGTCCATCCGCTGATGCGGGGTTTTTCGTTTCGTCCAGGCAGCGGATCGTCAAGGATAAATTCCCAAGGTTTCTGCAACGATACTTCGGCCATTTAAAAATCTCCTTTCATCCAACGTAGATTCCCGGCAGAACCTCCTGAAAGGTATTTCAACCTACTGGGCTTCCATATCGTATGCGGAACACGGACGCAGGTGTTACGCCCGTGCTTTCTTTTTTGCCAATATATTTCGCATCGTTTCGTGCGGGATGGAACCGGGGGTGGGAGCAGGAGGCTTTTTTTCCGAGTCGGGAACCCGAATCAACCACATCGATAAACCGGCTGCCACCAGGGCCAAGCCTGCCACTGAGAAAAACATGACAGCTCTTGAAATTTCCATCAGCCAAGTAAATACGGGTGGTCCAATCGCAACTCCCAAAAAACGAACCGAACCGTAAAACGATGTAACAATCCCGCGTTTTTCCATATTGACGGCGGAGGTAATCAACATATTAAGGCATGGGAGGACGAGACCGGTTCCGATACCGCTTATAACGAGCAGCGCCAGGAGTATATACGTATTTTTGATGATTGCGGCAAGTCCCAGTGGCACTGCCACAAGCAGCATGCCTGTTACAATCAAGCTTTTCATCAAGCCTTTTCGTTTTTTGATTTTGGCGCCGGTAATATAGGAGGTAGAGGACATGGCCAACAGCGGAATCGCCAGAATACCGCCTTTTGGAAGACCGTCGATTTTATATTGTTCTTCCAGAATCTGTGAGAGGTAAAACAATACGCCGAACAAAATAAAAAGAGCACTCGCCCCTGTAAAGTAAGCAGTCATCAGCCACTTCCATTCTTTTTCAAAAATTGATTTTAAAGACGATACGTACTGTTTAATGGATTGGGGTTCACTCTTTTTCTTCGGTTCTTTAATGAAAAACCAAATGGCCAGAGCGGCAGGTATACAAAGCACCGGAAAAGCGAAGAAGGCGGCATACCATACAATAAAAGCGACAAGAACGCCTAGAATAGGGCTTAACACTTTCCCTAAACCGTTTGAAGCCTCGATTAATCCTAGTGCTTGGCTGCGAGCCGCTCCTTTAAAAATGTCACCCGCCAATGCCATCGCAATCGGTGCCGTACCCGCAGCGCCAATTCCTTGCAATACACGACCGGCCATGATTACCCCGAATGGCTTATCCAGAAGCCAAGCGGCAACTCCGGCGATTAACCCTCCCAGTGCATAGAGAATCAAGGAGGGAATGATGACCGTTTTCCGATTGAATCGATCTGACAAAAAACCGGCCAACGGAATGATGATACCGGCAGGGACTGAAAATAGTGTGATCACAAGACTGGCCTGAAATTTGGAGATGTTCAGCTCTTCCTGCATCGTTGTTAAAATCGGAATCAACATGGAGTTTCCTAATACCATAATGAGCGGGACGCTGCCAAGGGCAATCAAAGGCAGCAAAGAAAGTTTCTTTCCGTTCGATGCTGTTTGCTCCATTTGTTTCAGCCCCTTCACGATTGTACTTCTATTCTTTCCGCCTCCTGTTGCAAAATGCAGGCAGTTGTTGTTAAAAACACTTGACGAAAAGACAGGAACAATTGTAAAGTGAATCCAAGAATTGAAAATCGCTCTTATCCAGAGTTGGCTGAGGGACTGGCCCTATGAAGCCCGGCAACCGGAATCGCGCCTCCACAAAGAGTGCGATTTGTGGTGCTAATTCCTGCAGGAATATTTCCTGACAGATAAGAGAGGACGGGTCGATATTTACGGACAAGGGTCTTTCTCTTAATGGGGAAGGCCCTTTGTTGTTTTGTATTTTGCCTAATTCGGAGGGATTTTTCAGATGAACATTGAGACAAAATTGGCGCAAGCAGGCAATCGGCAGGATCCGCTGACAGGTGCGGTCTCGTTGCCGATTCATCACGCTACCACTTTTGCGCATCCGGCATTTGGACAAAGCACAGGTTTTGATTACACTCGAACGCTAAATCCCACCCGAAAAGTACTGGAAGAAACAATTGCCGATCTTGAAAACGGGAAGCGGGGATTCGCTTTTGCATCCGGTATGGCGGCGATTGCCTGTCTGGTGGAACTGTTCGACCCGGGCGATCATCTGATCTCCACAAACGATCTGTATGGCGGCACTTACCGGTTGTTTGAACAGATTTTGCGGCGGAAAGGGATTGAAACAAGCTATGTCGATTCCACCGACCTGTCGCAGGTAAAGGCGGCGGTACAGCCCAACACCAAAGCGATTTTTATCGAGACGCCAACCAATCCCACCATGAAAATCACAGATATTGCAGGATGTGTATCGATTGCTGCCGAACATGGACTGCTTACGATCGTTGACAATACGTTCATGACCCCTTATTTTCAGCGTCCGTTGGATTTGGGAGCCGATATTGTGCTGCACTCGGGAACAAAGTATCTGGGCGGCCATAATGATGTGTTATGCGGTTTGCTGGCGGTAAAAGACGAGAAGCTGGGCGAGCGTCTTTTCTTCCTGCAAAATTCAATTGGCGCCGTTTTGGGCCCACAGGACAGCTGGTTAATGATCCGCGGCATGAAGACGTTGGCTCTCCGCATGGAAAAACATCAGGAAAACGCAGCAAAAGTCGCCGCCTGGCTGGCCACCCACCCGGCTGTTACAACTGTTTATTTTCCAGGGTTGGATGGTGCGCCCGGCAAATCGGTGCATGATCAACAGTGCACAGGGGCCGGCGGCATGCTTTCGTTTGAAGTGGAACATGAGAGCATGATTGAACCGATTTTGGCAAATCTGAAAATGATTACATTTGCGGAAAGTCTGGGCGGCGTCGAATCGTTGATGACGTATCCGGCCAAACAGACCCATTTTGATATTCCCAAAGAGGTGCGGGAAGCTTACGGCGTAACCGACCGACTGCTGCGGTTTTCTGTCGGGATTGAACATGCAGACGATATTATTCATGATCTGGCGCAGGCGCTGCAGGCGGCCAAATCGGAGGTGGCGGCCAAATGAAATTTGAGACGCGAACACTTCATACAGGATTTGAAATCGACAAACAGACGGGCGCCTCCAGCGTACCGATTTTTCAGGCATCGACTTTTCACCAGGAGGATTGGGATGGGCATCAGGAGTTTGATTATGCCCGTTCCGGCAACCCGACCCGACAGGCCTTGGAAAAAATCATTGCGGAGCTGGAAGGAGCCCGTTACGGCTATGCATTCGCTTCCGGCATGGCGGCCATCAGCGGCGTCCTGCTGACGCTCCCGACCGGGTCTCATGTGGTGGCTTGCGAAGACATTTATGGAGGCACGTTCCGGGCGCTGACACGCGTATTTTCCCGATTGGGCATTGAGACGACGTTTGTGGATGCCAGTCGAATCGAACAAATGGAAGCGGCTATACGACCGGATACCAAACTTCTGATGCTTGAAACACCGTCGAATCCGACCTTGAAGATTATCGATCTGAAGAAGGCGGCCGATCTTGCCAAACAAAAAGGGATTGTTACCGTAGTCGACAATACGTTCATGTCTCCCTACTTACAGCGGCCGCATGAATTGGGCATCGACGTAGTGGTTCATTCCGGAACCAAGTTTTTGGGCGGCCATTCGGATGTCGTGGCAGGTCTTGTAACGGTTAACGATCCGGCTTTGGCAAAAGAAATTTATCTCATTCAAAACGGTTTTGGGGGGATTCTGGGTCCGCAGGATTGTTGGCTATTGATGCGGGGAATCAAGACTCTGGCTGTTCGTATGAAAGAAAGTCAACAGTCTGCTACGGAGATTGCCTGTTATTTGGCGAAACATCCGCGTATCCGACAGGTGTATTATCCGGGACTGGAAGATCATCCGGACAGAGAGATTCATTTTCAACAGGCGAAAGGGCCTGGCGCGGTACTGTCGTTTGATCTGGGAAATGCGGAAAAAGTGAAAACTTTTGTGGAGCATGTGCAATTGCCGCTATTTGCTGTCAGTCTCGGTGCGGTGGAAAGCATTTTGTCCTATCCGGTACGGATGTCGCATGCCTCAATGCCTCCGCAAGAACGAAAAAAACGGGGAATCAGCGATGGGCTGCTCCGTTTGTCTGTTGGTTTGGAGGATGTAAATGATTTGTTGAAGGATATTGAGCAGGCATTGGAGAAAATATAAATGAAAAAGAGAAACGAATGATCGATTAAAGAACGGGGTGTAGGGATGATCAACCAAGCGGATATCAATCAATCCACCGAAACATTGAATGTATTGAAACAGACGCAGATGGTCATAAAAGAAGCTCTGCAAAAATTAGGATATGGAGAAGATATGTTCGAACTGCTGAAAGAGCCGGTTCGGATGCTGACCGTTCGAATTCCCGTCCGAATGGATGATGGGAGCACCCGTGTATTTACTGGTTACCGGGCTCAGCACAATGATGCGGTCGGACCTACGAAAGGAGGCATCCGCTTCCATCCGGACGTTACAGAAGATGAAGTGAAGGCGCTTGCCATCTGGATGACCTTAAAGTGCGGTATTGCACAACTCCCTTACGGTGGGGCAAAGGGCGGCATTATTTGCGACCCGCGTGAAATGTCGTTCCGTGAATTGGAGCGATTGAGCCGTGGCTATGTTCACGCCATCTCACAAATCGTCGGCCCGAATAAGGATATTCCAGCGCCGGATGTGTATACGAATTCACAAATCATGGCATGGATGATGGATGAGTACTCCCGAATTCGGGAATTTGATTCGCCCGGTTTCATTACAGGAAAACCGCTGGTGTTGGGGGGATCGCTGGGACGCGACCGGTCTACTGCCAGAGGGGTGACGATTGCCATCCAGGAGGCTGCCAAAGTGGCAGGTATCGACCTGAAAGGCGCCAGGGTTGTGGTACAGGGGTTTGGCAATGCAGGGGGGTATCTGGCCAAATTTATGCATGACGCGGGTGCCGTTGTAATCGGTGTTTCGGATGCGTATGGCGGATTGTATGACCCGAAAGGTCTGGATATCGATTATTTGCTCGACCGGAGAGACTCTTTCGGCACTGTAACCAAACTCTACAAAAATACGATCACGAATCGTGAGTTATTGGAACTGGATTGCGATATTCTGGTCCCTGCCGCGGTTGAGAACCAGATTACGCGGGAAAACGCAGCAAATATAAAAGCCAAAATTATAGTGGAGGCGGCAAATGGCCCCACTACGTTGGAAGCCACAAAAATACTGCATGATCGGGGAGTTCTTCTGGTGCCTGATGTATTGGGCAATGCGGGCGGTGTCATCGTATCCTACTTTGAATGGGTGCAAAATAATCAGGGATTGTATTGGGCAGAAGAAGAGGT
The sequence above is a segment of the Effusibacillus dendaii genome. Coding sequences within it:
- a CDS encoding substrate-binding domain-containing protein; amino-acid sequence: MSATIYDVAREAGVSMATVSRVLNGTAVVKDETKKKVLDAIQTLGYRPNAVARGLASKKTKTIGIIVPDVSAPFVAEMVRGMEDIATMYNYQIILSNSDAQADREIDLIGTMWEKQVDGVLFMGSQVTEELLQAFEQAQLPVVLCSTIDPEGRIPSVNIDNRQAAFDATRFLIEKGCKRILFLSGSSDHAVVGTPRQEGYQKALKQAGLPPQILECPSLRYEDGLKMLRESFHQIVVPDGVIAVSDELGVAAIHACLDAKLQVPDQVKVISFDNTRLAVMVRPELTTISQPIYDMGAVAMRFMTKLIHHENVEEYSFRLPYEITVRKST
- a CDS encoding trans-sulfuration enzyme family protein, with the protein product MNIETKLAQAGNRQDPLTGAVSLPIHHATTFAHPAFGQSTGFDYTRTLNPTRKVLEETIADLENGKRGFAFASGMAAIACLVELFDPGDHLISTNDLYGGTYRLFEQILRRKGIETSYVDSTDLSQVKAAVQPNTKAIFIETPTNPTMKITDIAGCVSIAAEHGLLTIVDNTFMTPYFQRPLDLGADIVLHSGTKYLGGHNDVLCGLLAVKDEKLGERLFFLQNSIGAVLGPQDSWLMIRGMKTLALRMEKHQENAAKVAAWLATHPAVTTVYFPGLDGAPGKSVHDQQCTGAGGMLSFEVEHESMIEPILANLKMITFAESLGGVESLMTYPAKQTHFDIPKEVREAYGVTDRLLRFSVGIEHADDIIHDLAQALQAAKSEVAAK
- a CDS encoding DUF441 domain-containing protein, whose protein sequence is MMTGELILVFLIVIGIIGRASILATAASVLLILKLTNLQRYFPMLERRGLEIGLLFLMIAVLVPLINGKIQSKELWGTFLTISGICALLGGIFATYLNGQGLTMLKMEPQLMLGLVIGSIIGIVFLKGIPVGPLMAAAIAAMLMKLYQWLR
- a CDS encoding ATP-dependent helicase, which codes for MMRTYEAFFNQLKSVGIQLNELQKQAVTHQGGPLVVFAGPGSGKTTVLTCRASYLMQVVQIEPRHLLIVTFTKAAAREMSDRLASLPGMDAIRAQSARIGTFHSVFLRILLQVMGSVPKLLEDREQRQVLRQLLLAAGKEGSPEETAELTAKIGLCKNKLIMPQQIRAKKQENIEFKKIFEQYEEWKQEHHRWDYDDIQVACYRLLAERPDVRNEYAGRYRHILVDEFQDTNLVQYAILKMLSTKAELTLVGDDDQSIYRFRGAEVDYLLSFEQQHRATKIVLATNYRSAEPIIATAKASINHNQKREPKHYTGINRSGERPLLITPSDEHREAVEIAKRIDRMLQNGDSSRNIAVLYRTNLQGQAVVEQLALRSIPFSLQESEDQFYRRWQVHDLVCYFKLACNLSDWDSFKQIVNRPNRFINETGLQTWLVSPTQNTDLAQLSKSPLVPRQPRHKLQELTWDLKKITGMSPQEALRFVRKKIGYDRYLESFVAQTGQNRQTVFEPVELLEQIVRPFGSVADFLAHVEKLRSAIDQAGGTDNGVQFMTFHRAKGLEFKTVFLVGVVNGIVPHNKSLSAKHGMEALEEERRLFYVGLTRAKDRLILSAPKQYRGEKVKQSPFLKEIADTIRLAEVGP
- a CDS encoding Glu/Leu/Phe/Val family dehydrogenase; translation: MINQADINQSTETLNVLKQTQMVIKEALQKLGYGEDMFELLKEPVRMLTVRIPVRMDDGSTRVFTGYRAQHNDAVGPTKGGIRFHPDVTEDEVKALAIWMTLKCGIAQLPYGGAKGGIICDPREMSFRELERLSRGYVHAISQIVGPNKDIPAPDVYTNSQIMAWMMDEYSRIREFDSPGFITGKPLVLGGSLGRDRSTARGVTIAIQEAAKVAGIDLKGARVVVQGFGNAGGYLAKFMHDAGAVVIGVSDAYGGLYDPKGLDIDYLLDRRDSFGTVTKLYKNTITNRELLELDCDILVPAAVENQITRENAANIKAKIIVEAANGPTTLEATKILHDRGVLLVPDVLGNAGGVIVSYFEWVQNNQGLYWAEEEVDNKLREILVRSFRTVYETAQSRRIDMRLAAYMVGVRRTAEACKLRGWL
- a CDS encoding adaptor protein MecA; this encodes MLVERLGKNKVRIFISYEDLEERGIDRDEIWQNGRKVQELFWDMMERAYLEVGFEVMGPIAVEAFTMPTEGVAVIVTQVPAIPEEADKSKDEADEDEEPVILVDQADGVLFVFDDFENVLSAAKAVHAWLDISASLYHYKDRYYLYVSDGQLEQTDTDSLWSIFHEYGNLAVTTKAVLDEYGKLIVADRAIETLLQYFN
- a CDS encoding trans-sulfuration enzyme family protein, whose translation is MKFETRTLHTGFEIDKQTGASSVPIFQASTFHQEDWDGHQEFDYARSGNPTRQALEKIIAELEGARYGYAFASGMAAISGVLLTLPTGSHVVACEDIYGGTFRALTRVFSRLGIETTFVDASRIEQMEAAIRPDTKLLMLETPSNPTLKIIDLKKAADLAKQKGIVTVVDNTFMSPYLQRPHELGIDVVVHSGTKFLGGHSDVVAGLVTVNDPALAKEIYLIQNGFGGILGPQDCWLLMRGIKTLAVRMKESQQSATEIACYLAKHPRIRQVYYPGLEDHPDREIHFQQAKGPGAVLSFDLGNAEKVKTFVEHVQLPLFAVSLGAVESILSYPVRMSHASMPPQERKKRGISDGLLRLSVGLEDVNDLLKDIEQALEKI
- a CDS encoding MFS transporter — encoded protein: MEQTASNGKKLSLLPLIALGSVPLIMVLGNSMLIPILTTMQEELNISKFQASLVITLFSVPAGIIIPLAGFLSDRFNRKTVIIPSLILYALGGLIAGVAAWLLDKPFGVIMAGRVLQGIGAAGTAPIAMALAGDIFKGAARSQALGLIEASNGLGKVLSPILGVLVAFIVWYAAFFAFPVLCIPAALAIWFFIKEPKKKSEPQSIKQYVSSLKSIFEKEWKWLMTAYFTGASALFILFGVLFYLSQILEEQYKIDGLPKGGILAIPLLAMSSTSYITGAKIKKRKGLMKSLIVTGMLLVAVPLGLAAIIKNTYILLALLVISGIGTGLVLPCLNMLITSAVNMEKRGIVTSFYGSVRFLGVAIGPPVFTWLMEISRAVMFFSVAGLALVAAGLSMWLIRVPDSEKKPPAPTPGSIPHETMRNILAKKKARA
- a CDS encoding phosphosulfolactate synthase, which encodes MAEVSLQKPWEFILDDPLPGRNEKPRISGWTMLIDTGLGIRQTMDLAEIASGYIDFLKIGFGTSQLYGKSLLLNKINMLRDYQIHVYPGGTLLESAVMQNRWKEFMQEAKKIGFSAIEVSDGTLSISKGLRKQLIEEARDLGFLVLSEVGKKEEGTHLPIAEQLEIIEQDLEAGACKVIMEGRESGKSVGIYEANGNIRENDMDFLLNKISSPDLIIWEAPLKSQQQELIARLGGNVNLGNIAPHDILSVEALRRGLRSDTLRHAVQNQRESEMYVANPSRFMTSIYVEGQ